The stretch of DNA AGATGTCCAGAGCATCGGAGGACAGGTGGAAATGCAGTAAGGTGAAGTGAAGCATTTCATATGTCATGACACCTCGACGAACAAAGTCCTCTTTGAGAATCTCAAATCTGGAAGCAGACAGTCCTACTTTGTTGCCAACAACTTGGTCAAACTGGACAACTCTCTCAAAGTCATGACGAAAGACAGCTCGAAGCATCTCAATCAAAGTTTCTGGACGATGGAAAATGATTGTGTTCAAGCGTGGGTTGTCATGGAACCAGATAATTTCCCCAGTAGCGTGCAGGTATTTCAGGACCATGGAGATACTGCGGTCAGCAGAGACCCCTATGCTCATCAGAGACTGCTTAACAGAGGCCATGACAGACACAAAAATATTCCTGGCCTGTTCCATGCTAAGGATAGGAGCAGACTCATCTTGTATTTCCAACAAAAACTTGTACCAGGATTCAGGTAACACAAGGTCCTCGTATGTCCTGACGATGGTGACAAGCTCCTGCTTCAGGTCTTCCACCCCTGCCAGCCCCTCCGCACAGCTCACCACATACACCATGTCTGGTACTTTGCAGCGGTTGTTTTGCATCCGTTCCAGATAGCTCAATTTTTCTTGCAGACGCTCAACACCCAGATCTCCAAAtgttccccctccttcttctttcctttctggtTGCTCTAACAGAACTCGACAGCGATCAATTTCATCTTGTAGCTCTTTCAGCTTTGctgtctcttctttctgtatTCGATCAATAACATTTCTACTTTTGTCAGCCACTTCTTCTTCGGTGCAGAGATCAGAATGAGTGCCCACCAGCAAAATGGTTGCTCCTGGTGCACGATCCATGATGGCATCAAGCCAGTGACTGATGAACTCATCAAACAGAGCAGCAGAGTAACAACTGAGATCAAACACCAGCAGATGAAGAGCTTCAGGAGTGAGAAACATGTGATGGGCAGCCTGGTAGATATGATGACCACCTAAGTCCAAAATCTGGACACGCAACTTTGATTCTGGCTCCCACAAGTGCCGCTCTAAAACCCATGTGCGTTCATGCTCTTCAGTCAACTTGGACCGGCCCAACATCAGTGCATTTCGCAGACTGGTCTTGCCTGCCTTCACCGCTCCAATCAGGATCATCTTACGACGATGTGTAGCTTCACTCACTCTCAACTCTCTCAGAAAGTGGAAGAGGGGGCCAATGCCTTGATCACAAATTGCTTGAGGTGGTGAGCGGAGATCATTCCCATGAAGGGAAAGGCCATCCGTTTCCACTAGTCCTTCAAGACGATccagcaaaagaggaagttccttCAATTTGTTGTTCTCCAATGAGAGGAACTGCAGTTTGGACAAATGATGGATCTTCTCTGGAATGCTGCTCAACTGGTTGGAACTCACAGCCAATGATACAAGAGAAGTCACCTGACAAAGTTCATCAGGGATTTCTGTCAGACGATTTCTGTCAAGTCCCAAGTGGATCAATGAGCTCAGACTGCCAACAGCAGCTGGCAATGTTTCCAGGTAATTTTCGCTTAATTCCAGATGGCTCAAATTCTGCAGCTGAAAGAGATTATCTGGCAATCTCAGCAAAGCATTGCGTTGCATGTTCAATGTAGTCAGATGACCAAGACCCAACACTTCCTCAGGGATTTCTGTGAAAAAGTTGTCACTGAGGTTCAGTGACTGCAGGTCTTCCAAGCTGAAGAGAGCAGCAGGAATCTGTGAACACAGCCTCAGAGCTCCTGCCAAGTTTACACTCTGCAGTTTGACACACATTCTCATTTCTGAGGACACATGTACAAGACGGTTTCCTTTCAAATTGAGCTTCTCCAGACAGACCAGGTTGCCAAATTCATCTGGAATCTTTTCAATCTGCTGCCAGCTCAGATCCAACTCTGTCAGATCCACAAGTGAGCAGACACCCTGCGGGAAATCCTTCATTTTGCCTCTGGGGTAAAATTTGCCAGAAAGATCTAATTTCTGAATCTTCTCACAAATGGCAATGTTTTCAGGCAAACTTTGAAGAGTGTTTCCACCTAGATTCAGGAAGCGCAAGTTCACCAGCTGCCCAATATCCTCACCAACATGCTCAATGTCATTGTAGGCAAAGTTCAGCTCCTGCAGATTGACTAGGCTGAAGACAGGATGAGGGATTTCTGTGAAGTAGTTAAAGGACAGGTCCAAGCTGACAATAAGCCTGCATTCCACAAAACATGCTGGCAAGCGACACAGGTAGTTTCCAACAGCATGAAATGTTTTCATGGAGGTCAGGTTCCCCAGGGCAGTACCTCCCACAGGAAAGCTGAGGAGGCGAAGAAAAGGCAGGTGGAGGGTATCCAGGGAGTAACTGTACAAAACACGTGGCACCCAACCCTTAAAGGCACCCTCAGGGACCTTCAATGTTTTAGTGTTCCCATCCTCATCATTCTCCATGAACTGTTCCAGCTCCTCTGCTGCTGCCATGGTGATGACTAAAGCTGTCTGTTGTAAATATGGAGCCTTTCAGTCAGTCTGAAATCGACAAGTACTTTTGTTGGTAATGTGCCATCTTACTCTAATAAAGGTGTGAGAAATTgggaagacatagagagagggagggctagTACGTATACACAACCATAtctagattctttttttttcttttatcaaaacCCAAATGCCATTGCTCTACAAGAACTTTTGAATGATTTGAGATTGCTGCAAGGCCATACCTAAGAGAAGATCTTGCATTCCTGTCATGTAATTATGGCATTCAGACTATAAATAAGAGCAGAAATGTTCCACTGCCTGCATTATATTCCAGTCAAGTAATCGTGGCATTCAGACTCTAAATAACAGCAGAAATGTTCCACTGCTGCATTAAAATCCCTTAGGACCAATCAATATACATTCTCATTAAAACTACTGCAACACTTCAAACTGCCATAACATTCTGGGCAGAATGCCTTGTATCAGTATTTCACCAGTGGACCGGCATTCCTCATTTATTCTCCACTTTTTTAACATTGAGAAACAAACACATCTGTGACCAGTTAATGTTATTACAAGAATATATACATTGCAAGTGTGGGAACACCCTTGCTGCTCTTGAGTGCTCCGTTCCACAAAATGTCCTATCTTAGGCTCCTGTGATATACACTATACAGGTTCAGATTCAGAACTATGTGATACTGGGCATCTTTCAAGTTATGATTGTGGCAAACAAACTCAGTTTAGATCAGTCTGGCTTGGAGCCCAGCCAACTGCATTCTGGACATAACAGGGATGAAACTTATCATCTAACATAGCACTAGCCTGCTAGGACAAAAGCCTGTCAAACAAAAATTATgtttaaactggaaaaaaaattggAAGAGAAAATTGGACCTGCTGTCATATTACATCAGATAAACCCAGAACATAACTCACCAGAGGATTTAAATGGTtaaggctgaaaaaaaaacatcatattttctggtaGGATTTTAAATGACTAGCTCCACTCATTTTTCTGTCACACTGATCATCACGAATATAGAACAGGTCATGATGAAAATTTCTACAATACCTGAGTGGTCAGTGCACTGAACTTCCATCCTTAAGGTCCATGGTCAGATTCCACACATCTCTCGTGGGTTTGTGGTGGAGATTTTCTATCTTGCAAATCAGTACATGTGGAGGTCTGTTAGGGTCTGAAATCATACCCAAAGCACACTGTTGATCAGATACATATCAATAccttatcaactttttttttttatatttgtgtgtgtgtgtgtgtgtgtgtgtgcatgcgtgtgcaaatgtacgtgtatgcatgcatgttggaAACACAAACAAATCTGGTGTACATTGTCTCTCAAAATGGAATGTGGCTGCTTCTTGACTTTGATTGTTAAAATTCTTTTTTGAAAAGTTAATAAGTAAACCATCTACACATGTAGAATCCACAGCACAGGAATGCTAACGGAAAATAACATATctttgataccttttttttttaattattaagtACTGAATAATTACTTCAAAACTgaacttttttccccccagtgaaATTCACATATAACTAccgttttctttttaaatttgaaGTTACAATCTTGTGTGATATACAGCATCCAGTTACAGTTCAtaacagttttgttttcttcttgtgccATCACTTCCTTACAAAGTGATCACCCTGCTGCACCTCTCTTTCCTTTCAATAACATAATTAAGTTAACCACCCAAGTctcttttcctgcctgcattaCATCAGGCACCATCTGATCACAAGTAAGATAGCATAACATGAGAGTAATATACACGCATCAAAGCTGTTTGTGTCAATATATTACTAACACTGTAACAGATTACTTCATTAAATTATTATAAGAGCACTTCATTACATGTAAAAACCAAGTTTCAAAAATATGTTACatatgatgtggagtgatggcctatgtggagtgatggcctagaggtaatgcgtccgcttaggaagcgagagaatctgagcgcgctggtttgaatcatggctcagccgccgatattttctccccctcctctagaccttaagtggtggtctggacgctagtcattcagatgagatgataaaccgaggtcccgtgtgctgcatgcacttagcgcacgtaaaaaaaacccacggcaacaaaagggttgttcctggcaaaatcctgtagaaaaatccactttgataggaaaaacaaaataaactgcacgcaggaaaaaatacaaaaaaattggtggcgctgtagtatagtgacgcgtctccctggggagcgcagcccgaatttcacacagagaaatctgttgtgataaaaagaaatacaaataccaatacacAAAATAAGTAATAAGCAAATATATATAAGTGATGGTTCAGTTATCCATATATAAACAGTGGACACCAAGATACAACTGTatatgggtgggtttttttccaaacaaCTAAAGATGGCAGAGGAATTTGGAACTGTTTGACACAAAGAGGGAAAGTCATTTTATATGGACGCTCcagtccaaaacaaaacaaaaacagagataaaaagaaTGTATGCCACTGGCAGCTAGAGAGAGTGCTTGTGCATATCCACACTATTTTGTGGACTATTTCATGGATGAATTTTAAATCTTACAAACCAATGGAACTGGTGTTAATTCAAAATAAAAGCTTTTTGTACAGAATATGGAAATTTTAGATCACAAAACATGCAAAATGAACTTTAAAATTTACAAAATAATTTTCAAAAGCTTGAACACCAATATGCGCAAGATCCTGATAatcaaaatactttaaaaaatatatataaaaaaaagaaacaaagaataaactTGAAATAATATATCTGGAAAAAGCTAGGGGAGCACAAACAAAGGGAAGGGCTAAGTGGGTTGAAGGTGGAGAACATAACAAGATATTCTCTGGGCTTAGAAAAAACTCAAGCAAAACAGAACACAATGATTATACAAATACAGAAAGACAATGGTGAAATTATCACAAATCAGTCTGACATGTTAAAAGAGCAAGCACAGATCTACACAATGCAAAACTCTATATCAAGCAAAGcagaagagaaaatgaaagaaaaaattagTGACTTTATCAAATTTACTGAATTCCCAAACTTACATGAAGAGGAACTAGCAGCATGTTATGGCACCATAAGTGGAAAAGTAACAGGATCAACATTAAATCACATGAAAAATGGATCAGCGCCCTGTAACAATGGCCTAACTGTGGAATTTATTAAGTTTTGGGCTGCACAAATAAAAACTATTGTTACTGATTCATTTTATGAATCCTtggcaaacaaataaatcaagatCAAGTCAGGTATCTACAGGGGTTAAATATTTCAACTGTAATCTGAACCACAGATGATGTTATCAATTATTCAAATGTAAGTAACATAGGCTGACAAAATGTGACACATATAAAGTAGTGGGAACACAAAAGTGTGTAAGTTTTATTTTGAGTTTATTACTATGATCACAAATCAAGATCAGCCAATATCTGGGTTATGCACGAAGCAACAACTTGAAGAAAATGCTGCATTTAATCAGAAATTGTATCTGTATTGTGATCAACACATGCTGGAGTATGGCTCATCTGTCTGGGACCCTCCACTGAGAAGAACACTGACAGACTGCGTCGTACAGCGTCGAGTAGCTCACTTTGTCCTGGGCAGGTACCTGAACACCTCAAGTGTCAACGAAATGCTAGAGTCATTGAGTTGGCCCTCTCTGGAGAAGCGATGAAAGACCTCCAGGCTCTCGATGCTGTACAAAATTTATTCCAATTAAGCCCACTGTTCAAACCTCAAAAGGAAACTTAGCCCACTGCTGTCTCACCAACGCCAAGGACACAACGAATAGtattccatcatcaccaccagaacacagtaTAGAAGCTCTTCATTTTTAGCTAGAATCACCATAGACTGGAACTGCCTGCCCCAAACAGCGGTGGAGGCTAAAACGCTGGACAATTTTTTGTCAAGGGTCTCAAGGCAGTAAACAACACTTCCAGTGCACTATCCCTcaaccccactccactcccacccctctaccttctgtccctcctcaccccccaattcccctgaacagcagtggaatgatgccaccttcacctctacttcttcttcacatcAGCAAGATACACCAAATACCCCCTCCCAGTTTACGTTGCCAGAATAATCAATTTATATGATTGTAGGCcctcaacaacgaagaagaagtaaagacgggcgcaattgcaacccatatcagtgttcggtgggttatgaagacacgaaaatacccagcatgcatgaaccacgacagggtcatcggcaagtcgatgttggtcgtgtaacggaaagaagaagaggaggaatattGTAGTACTTTCTATCTGAACAGAGTATGTTTCAGCATGATGAATACGTGTGACAAGTCACGTACTCTGTGTTTTGCCCCAGCGATGTCGGCGAAACAATCGTTAGCCTTTTATCTCTTGCTCAAGTATTTGGTTGTTCTATTTTCTGTGGGCGAATCCAATGAGTCGAGTTGAACAGAGTAAACCTGAAGAATCAAAGCACCAGAGTTCACGTACAACCTATTTAGGGTGTCAACGTCATTTGTCGTCTGCTTCACATCAATGATAATTATTTAATCATATTTAACCTTTGACAGTCAAACACCTGTTTTTAACTGTAGGAATACACGATGGTGGGGTACGTACAGTTCAGTTTGACTGTTACCGTGTCTACGTGCTGGATCTTATGccggctaaaaaaaagaaagttgggaAGCCAGACACTTTTCTGTTTTCAACTTGTTTGGTGTTGACTTTCTCACGTCAGCTGTCTCACTTCCGGCCTTTGTTTTCTGCCGATGTGCTCTCCCTTTGcggcttctttccttctttccattgACGGACCACAATCAAAGGTTATTCactgatggggagggggggatctgcagggaaaagcacgaaaaaaaaagaaagaaagaaaaggatcttTATTTTGCagcgaaatttaaaaaaaaagaaaaaaaaagtaaaaggacCTTTATTTCGGCTAGCGAAGTGCTCCCCGAGGATAAACCCGGACGGGCACCGCAGCTCCACGAGCTCGTCATTTGCCGCTACTACTAGGCGGTGTCGCGTTGGCCCTGTGAACCTTTGtgctctgtgaaactgcatgttcagtgcatatctgttgtgcatgtgggtgtgggtgtgtgtctgcatgtttatttacatgtatttgtttattcgttaccattatattgttgttgttattgtttttattttcatcttttttattttattttatttttattttttttagaatctatatttatttgtattttccgcagtttattttatttcattatctatctgcttactttctttttttccctcaaggcctgactaaatgcgtttggttacgttgctggtcaggcatctgcttcaagCTGCCAGTCCGGTCAGTGGCAGACGGTGTGGTGtatcatatatggatttgtccgaatgcagtgacgcctccttgagtaaactGACCCGATCCATGATCcctacactgaaaaagaaaagtattatTTCCCTACATCCaatctctttctcagtttctttggCGGTGGTTCACTGGTTGTAAGCATCTGGCAGCCACTGTGACACCCTCATCACAAAGGTGCCAGCAGTATTGGCCTACACAGCTGTTGTCCAAGGCAGTCCAGTCTCGATCTGATTCTACTGTTCTTGGGAGGaatcctgcttgtctgtcttgtgTCCTGCACCGCTGAGTAGATCTGGGGCAGCTGTTCTGGATGAGCTCGTCGTTGTCGCAGCGGTGTGGGGTTAATTTGTGCCTCAGGGAGGGCGTGTTTTCTTTGTCAGTCGTGCTGCAGTTTGGACAGCGTAGCCGGCCTTGTCGTTTGGCGTCCCCGTTGTAGACTGGAGCCTGTGGGCCATTTGGGCTGATCAATCATATCAGAGACGCTTCACGTGTTCAATCTGTAGCGCCTTGCTGTGTGTCGTTGGACTGATTCCAGACGGTCGCCGGACTGCAGTGGTCCTGTTTTTGGTATGGATCCCAGACTAATGATGAAAATTCGAGTACTGGACGGACAGAGGACATGAATGCCAATATATGCAAATTTCCTATGATCTGGGCTTTTGAATTACTCCTCAAGAAGCCTATGGTTTTGTTCGCAAGCTTGGAACAGATGTTCTCCATGTCAGTGTTTCTTCTAGCTCCGGTCTTCGCTCAAATGCTGACTGTCACTTCAAGGCATTTGGTGCAGTCCACTGTTTGCAGCATGTGGCCATGCACTGAGTCCATACGCTTGCTTCCGTGTCAGCATATAGTATCTCATGCTCATTGTTACAGGCAAAGTGTAGCATTTTCCAGGGTCAGTGGAACACCATCGATGTCCAAGCTCTTCTCCCCGTCACGGTGCCACTCAGCGAGTCTGTGGAAGTCTTGCTATAGCTGAACATGGTCCTGGGGCGCTGCTACAACTTTGTATATCAGTTGccgtatcatctgcaaacagggGTGCTTTTATGCCAGCTTATCACCGAGGCAGATCATTGATGTAGGTATAAATCAGAAAGAGGCATGGACGTTCGTCAATGAGGTCATCCAGCACGGTGTTACTGATTCAAAGGCAGGTGACATCAAATGTTTTTCTTCCGCCGAATTGGATTCTGAATTTTACGAATCAATCTTCAATCTTAGCGACGTACGGTCACTTTGACCCTCACACGTCCAGCATTGCGTGGTGCggatgaacaaaaaagaaatcaatgaaAGAGCATAAATAAACTGAACTAATGAAAATAGAAAAGTGCACGATAATAAGCACAATATTTAACTGAGGAGGCCACTAAACTATCTAAAAACCAccataaagaagaaaaatatacatgaaaagataatttaaaaaggGGAACGATGCTTGTTCATTTTCAGATCTCCAGTAAGAACAATCCGAATACCGTAGCTGTCCCCCCGCGGCGACCACGACCGGCGAGGATAAACTCGTAAGTCTGTAAAATAGCCGCCGGGGTAAACTCCTACCGGCACATGGCTCTGACCTTATTCAGTGGACCCTGCTTGAgcaaggaggaatgtggcagaatggttgagatgctcatctgccaatacagagtctgtgagggtctcagTGGGTTCGAATCcgtcccgctcttgccctttctcccgcCAACTTTGAGAAATTTAACAGcgtctagtcactcggatgagacttTGAAAACTgagaactgaaaaagaacccatggtaacaaaagtgttgACCTCTGGGAAATTCTTCGGAGAAATCCACTCAGCTCTGGTACATACACAAATAtagtgcatgtactcaaggcctcaGCCAAGTCAGTGACAAAGCGTGTTGCCTGGGGTTATGTTCCTGATCAGGCACTATCTACCAAGTAGatatggtgtggcgtatatggatttgtccgaacacagtgacgcctccttcagaaactcagtgaaactgaaactgaaaactgagcaAGAGACCTTAAGGTTCGATGTGTTTCAAGTGAGAACTGAGTTCCATCTAACGTGTTCGGAGGAATCGCCGGGTGCATTCATACGGCAGTTCCTTGCGAACGGTTCGACGGGGCAAAGCGGGTGTTTTTGTGCGGCTCAGTGCTCTTAAAAGAGCAGTTTTGTGTTCTCTATTTTTCATCTATCTATTCTCTTCggttttttccctcaaggcctgaccaagcgccgCGTTGGCCCGGGTTACGCCGGTCACTGCcgggtcaggcgtctgcctagcagatcaGTGTGGccggtgaagcgtatatggatttgtccgaacgcagtgacacctccgtcaatgagaaactgaaatgaaatgaacaagCGTGTTTTAAGCAG from Babylonia areolata isolate BAREFJ2019XMU chromosome 18, ASM4173473v1, whole genome shotgun sequence encodes:
- the LOC143292775 gene encoding malignant fibrous histiocytoma-amplified sequence 1 homolog, coding for MAAAEELEQFMENDEDGNTKTLKVPEGAFKGWVPRVLYSYSLDTLHLPFLRLLSFPVGGTALGNLTSMKTFHAVGNYLCRLPACFVECRLIVSLDLSFNYFTEIPHPVFSLVNLQELNFAYNDIEHVGEDIGQLVNLRFLNLGGNTLQSLPENIAICEKIQKLDLSGKFYPRGKMKDFPQGVCSLVDLTELDLSWQQIEKIPDEFGNLVCLEKLNLKGNRLVHVSSEMRMCVKLQSVNLAGALRLCSQIPAALFSLEDLQSLNLSDNFFTEIPEEVLGLGHLTTLNMQRNALLRLPDNLFQLQNLSHLELSENYLETLPAAVGSLSSLIHLGLDRNRLTEIPDELCQVTSLVSLAVSSNQLSSIPEKIHHLSKLQFLSLENNKLKELPLLLDRLEGLVETDGLSLHGNDLRSPPQAICDQGIGPLFHFLRELRVSEATHRRKMILIGAVKAGKTSLRNALMLGRSKLTEEHERTWVLERHLWEPESKLRVQILDLGGHHIYQAAHHMFLTPEALHLLVFDLSCYSAALFDEFISHWLDAIMDRAPGATILLVGTHSDLCTEEEVADKSRNVIDRIQKEETAKLKELQDEIDRCRVLLEQPERKEEGGGTFGDLGVERLQEKLSYLERMQNNRCKVPDMVYVVSCAEGLAGVEDLKQELVTIVRTYEDLVLPESWYKFLLEIQDESAPILSMEQARNIFVSVMASVKQSLMSIGVSADRSISMVLKYLHATGEIIWFHDNPRLNTIIFHRPETLIEMLRAVFRHDFERVVQFDQVVGNKVGLSASRFEILKEDFVRRGVMTYEMLHFTLLHFHLSSDALDIFVSLMLKFDLCYEVTSDNDPSRVGSAHILQFPWFFAKESPPNLLKIWPAEIPPNTFELRFQVTFPRSGPPYFFEKLSVRLQQHVSERQNWKHGILARLNHSLLLVTRKCHVAGNCTIISVCARGSTDLQELWFLLKETRKEMLQLLQDWPFIQPAFSLICSHCLLRHYPSPFSYPGEVMGMAIPRGIYVARWCRKYEEETVPVCFVYPLDKDYQDDIQKHMQAATDFLQSTQDSTDGPPGLLSDAGLAFLATRLGFQWTNLMALLGVTSVTMEQKQMSYPNNAYMQILETLRHWSRMPPQGDGDTHDMKVRQLLKALVADGIENFELAEEIQNRFHLQTDE